One stretch of Candidatus Nitrosotenuis cloacae DNA includes these proteins:
- the ribB gene encoding 3,4-dihydroxy-2-butanone-4-phosphate synthase → MALDDAIASLKRGEFVLLYDSGKRENEVDMVVAAQFVTPEHISRMRQNAGGLICLAIGDSFAKSLNLQYMHHILSRSSDMDSDSKQMIMGTAPYGDHPTFSISINHKQTYTGITDKDRALTIKEMANLYRSSNAKKEFISSFATPGHVPLLLASNGLLAKRQGHTEMSVYLAELAKLSPVTAICEMMDAQTYSALSMEKAQKFAKENAIPFIDGKELLEFSKVH, encoded by the coding sequence ATGGCACTAGATGATGCAATTGCGTCACTAAAACGAGGCGAATTTGTCCTGCTTTATGATTCTGGAAAAAGAGAAAACGAAGTGGACATGGTAGTTGCCGCACAATTTGTAACACCAGAGCACATATCTAGAATGCGGCAAAACGCTGGAGGCCTTATCTGCCTTGCAATAGGGGATTCTTTTGCAAAATCGCTAAACCTGCAATACATGCACCATATCTTATCAAGATCTTCTGATATGGATTCTGATTCAAAGCAAATGATAATGGGCACTGCTCCATATGGTGATCATCCAACATTTTCCATTTCAATTAACCACAAGCAAACCTATACTGGAATAACTGATAAAGACCGAGCACTGACCATTAAAGAGATGGCAAATCTATATCGTTCTAGTAATGCAAAAAAAGAGTTTATCTCGTCTTTTGCCACACCAGGCCATGTACCGTTATTATTAGCATCAAATGGACTGTTGGCAAAAAGACAAGGGCATACAGAAATGTCAGTATATTTGGCAGAGCTTGCCAAGCTTTCACCAGTCACTGCGATATGCGAGATGATGGATGCCCAGACATATTCAGCTCTATCAATGGAAAAGGCTCAAAAATTTGCAAAGGAAAATGCCATTCCATTTATTGATGGAAAAGAACTACTAGAATTCTCAAAGGTGCATTAG